The following proteins come from a genomic window of Lolium rigidum isolate FL_2022 chromosome 5, APGP_CSIRO_Lrig_0.1, whole genome shotgun sequence:
- the LOC124651716 gene encoding peroxidase 2-like, translating to MASKLAASALMLALLGCVAHTCQAGYGYPYPVSAPKSTPPAAPTLNYAHYYKTCKGAEKIVRDVVQEEIKRNPGIGAGLIRLFFHDCFVQGCDASVLLDKTPANESTEKFGLPNIGSLRGFEVIDKIKTKLEAKCKGVVSCADIVAFAGRDATYFLSNKKVYFEMPAGRYDGRVSSASETLFNLPPPFGNITVLEAMFAAKGLSLDEMVTLSGAHTIGISHCSSFGDRLPRNASDPMAMNSRFANLVTRKCKSGSSTVDQDFKTPNKLDNQYYKNVLNHEVLFTSDAALESSKTKRLVKQNLTPYVWEKKFKQAMRKMGSIGVKTSANGEIRKNCRLIN from the exons ATGGCTAGCAAGCTTGCCGCCTCAGCTCTCATGCTAGCATTGCTGGGTTGCGTGGCCCACACGTGCCAAGCGGGCTATGGGTATCCTTACCCGGTATCGGCACCCAAGAGCACTCCACCTGCTGCCCCGACGCTCAACTATGCTCACTACTACAAGACTTGCAAAGGAGCAGAGAAGATCGTCAGAGACGTTGTGCAGGAGGAAATTAAACGCAACCCTGGCATTGGCGCGGGCCTCATCCGTCTCTTCTTTCACGACTGCTTCGTCCAG GGTTGTGATGCGTCGGTCCTCCTAGACAAGACCCCGGCCAATGAATCGACGGAGAAGTTTGGCCTCCCTAACATAGGCAGCCTCCGCGGATTTGAAGTGATTGATAAGATTAAGACCAAGCTCGAGGCTAAGTGCAAGGGTGTCGTCTCGTGCGCAGACATTGTCGCCTTTGCCGGACGCGACGCAACCTACTTCCTCAGTAACAAGAAGGTATACTTCGAAATGCCggctggccgctatgatggacgcGTCTCTTCTGCGAGCGAGACCCTCTTCAACCTGCCCCCTCCTTTCGGCAACATCACGGTGCTCGAGGCTATGTTTGCAGCCAAGGGGCTCAGCCTTGACGAGATGGTCACCCTATCCGGCGCGCATACTATCGGGATCTCCCACTGCTCCTCCTTCGGTGACCGTCTGCCGCGCAACGCCTCGGATCCAATGGCCATGAACTCTAGGTTTGCGAACTTGGTGACAAGAAAGTGCAAGAGCGGTAGCTCCACGGTGGATCAAGACTTCAAAACCCCTAACAAGCTGGACAACCAATACTACAAGAATGTGCTCAACCATGAAGTGTTGTTCACATCGGATGCCGCACTTGAGTCATCCAAGACAAAGAGATTGGTGAAGCAAAATCTGACCCCATATGTGTGGGAGAAAAAGTTCAAGCAAGCCATGAGGAAGATGGGTTCCATTGGGGTGAAAACCAGCGCTAATGGGGAGATCAGGAAGAACTGCCGGCTCATCAACTAG